In a single window of the Euleptes europaea isolate rEulEur1 chromosome 4, rEulEur1.hap1, whole genome shotgun sequence genome:
- the SLC49A3 gene encoding solute carrier family 49 member A3, with protein sequence MDVEVAAGAAEEKGDPAPPGGFQVYKRRWLVLAAVCLLNCSNAMLWLTFAPVADKTAEHFHITLDTVNWLSLVYLVISVPFGLVAIWMLDTLGLKCVVILCAWLNMVGSIVRALSIVDVLSLGSFNVVYLLVGQCLCAMAQPLIIFAPTKLAALWFPDHQRATANMIGSMSNPLGILIANILSPALVHEGKDIRLTLGVYAGPAIFACVLAMVAIRKKEPPTPPSPSASQSNSQSVFAGLKMLLKNKPYLVLAFCVGGGVALFTCYSTLLEQILCVMGYSNFFAGLCGALFTVSGLIGAFLLGLYVDRTKKFIESTKIGMCLSALSSIAFAVVSQFRNQAYALAAISSVFGFFGFAIYPASMELAVECSYPVGEGTSSGLIFVASQILGVIFMVLLQSLAVETKNAPFSTCTLAQGGALDWSTPSLVLAGLCSLLACFYVVGFHSSYRRIYAEMSNSCSINKADDYITEAGQKEKETD encoded by the exons CTCTGGTTGACATTTGCTCCAGTGGCTGATAAAACAGCCGAACACTTCCACATTACACTGGATACGGTCAACTGGCTCTCTCTTGTGTACCTGGTGATATCCGTTCCGTTCGGGCTGGTAGCCATATGGATGCTGGACACCCTTGGACTTAAATGTGTT gtGATACTCTGTGCCTGGCTGAACATGGTGGGAAGCATTGTTCGTGCACTCAGCATCGTTGATGTCCTGAGCCTAGGTTCCTTCAATGTTGTCTACTTGCTCGTGGGACAGTGCCTCTGTGCTATGGCTCAGCCACTCATTATATTTGCGCCAACCAAGCTGGCCGCCTTATGGTTCCCTGATCACCAGAGAGCCACCGCTAATATGATTGGCTCAATGT CCAATCCATTGGGCATTCTTATAGCTAACATACTGTCTCCTGCTCTTGTGCACGAAGGAAAAGATATCCGTTTAACG CTCGGAGTGTACGCAGGGCCTGCCATCTTCGCCTGTGTTTTAGCCATGGTGGCGATTCGCAAAAAGGAGCCTCCGACACCCCCATCGCCCAGTGCCAGTCAGTCTAATTCCCAGTCGGTGTTTGCAGGTTTGAAGATG CTCCTTAAAAACAAGCCTTACCTCGTTCTGGCGTTTTGCGTTGGAGGAGGGGTAGCGCTCTTCACCTGTTACAGCACTTTGCTGGAACAGATCCTGTGTGTAATGGGATATTCAAAC TTCTTTGCAGGCCTGTGTGGTGCCTTGTTCACCGTTTCCGGATTAATTGGTGCCTTCTTACTTGGGCTCTATGTGGACAGGACAAAGAAATTTATAGAATCCACCAAGATTGGCATGTGTTTATCTGCACTGTCTAGCATCGCATTTGCAGTG GTGTCTCAGTTTAGGAACCAGGCCTACGCATTGGCGGCGATCAGCTCTGTCTTTGGTTTCTTTGGATTTGCCATCTATCCCGCTTCAATGGAACTCGCTGTGGAATGTTCTTACCCTGTGGGAGAAGGGACATCGTCCGGGCTGATTTTTGTCGCTAG CCAGATCCTCGGAGTTATTTTTATGGTCTTGCTCCAAAGCCTGGCTGTGGAGACAAAAAACGCCCCATTCTCTACTTGCACATTAGCTCAAGGAGGAGCCCTGGATTGGTCAA CTCCGTCGCTGGTGCTAGCGGGACTCTGCAGCCTGCTAGCCTGTTTCTACGTGGTGGGTTTCCATTCCAGCTACAGGAGGATCTACGCAGAGATGTCAAACAGCTGTTCAATCAACAAAGCAGACGATTACATTACAGAAGCtggacagaaagaaaaagagactgATTGA